One part of the Andrena cerasifolii isolate SP2316 chromosome 4, iyAndCera1_principal, whole genome shotgun sequence genome encodes these proteins:
- the LOC143368075 gene encoding uncharacterized protein LOC143368075 → MSLTFTLTGKSSTLAVSYFPPIDLSDDDYELGLTTLETYHTIPNIDSSNDKFYFTTNYETNSSVDTSHEYITIPHGSYELDAIAKYLKQRLLERYPQKLDGTNANDGSDSDE, encoded by the coding sequence atgtcgttaacattcactctaaccggcaagagtagcaccctcgcggtgagctactttccacccatagatttgagcgatgatgattacgagcttggtctaacaacccttgaaacttaccatacaatacccaacatcgactccagcaacgataaattctacttcaccacaaactatgagaccaacagcagcgtcgacaccagccatgaatacattacgattccccacggttcatacgaattagacgccattgccaagtatttgaaacagcgattactcgagcgatatcctcaaaaactcgatggcaccaatgccaacgatggtagcgacagcgatgagtaa